Proteins from a single region of SAR202 cluster bacterium:
- a CDS encoding SRPBCC family protein: MTALTPSSTVESGRIATFDKMEGVMEYVEKSIEVDVPVRTAYNQWTQFESFPQFMDGVEEVRQIDDKNLFWRAKVMGVEKGWNAEIVEQVPDKRIAWHSTSGTDNAGIVTFDTLSPTSTKLTLRLGYEPEGAMENLGKALGSLERAIEGDLKRFKKFIEGRRVETGAWREEIH; encoded by the coding sequence TTGACCGCGCTCACCCCATCCTCAACAGTGGAATCAGGCCGCATTGCCACTTTTGACAAGATGGAGGGTGTCATGGAATACGTTGAGAAGAGCATCGAGGTCGATGTCCCCGTTCGCACGGCGTATAACCAGTGGACTCAGTTCGAATCATTCCCCCAGTTCATGGACGGCGTAGAGGAAGTTCGGCAGATCGACGACAAGAACCTCTTTTGGCGGGCCAAGGTTATGGGTGTCGAGAAGGGCTGGAACGCGGAGATCGTGGAGCAGGTGCCGGACAAGCGCATAGCCTGGCACAGCACCAGCGGTACCGATAACGCCGGCATCGTCACCTTCGACACACTCTCGCCCACATCCACAAAGCTGACGCTCCGGTTGGGGTATGAGCCCGAAGGCGCGATGGAGAACCTTGGGAAGGCGCTCGGCTCGCTCGAGAGGGCGATTGAAGGCGATTTGAAGCGCTTCAAGAAGTTCATCGAGGGCCGCCGGGTGGAGACAGGCGCGTGGCGCGAGGAGATCCATTGA
- a CDS encoding c-type cytochrome — protein sequence MAIGRQRIVVFILALMAAAWAFAPIAAGGAAAHAGFVRSAPVAESALDQPPARVTIWFTEPLDRDYSRIEVLNALGGRVDNGDTTVDPSDATAMSVTLRPLANGTYTVAWRNLSTVDGHSVRGSYVFSVGELVAEQPVAAPDEPLIQSPAEPFLRWGVLLGIMAIVGGAGFSALVTAPALLGTKSPQRMRRLGRLLLDRTTALVWAGVFLLLVSSVAQLLVQAGNARDVSPLAALFGPAFSFAAGTEWGNNWLLRVVFVCGIAVALAATGRLPFVMRSPTTSKAASADREGLGRLAVLLLGAGVLMTISRTSHAAATAGISGPAIATDYIHLVASALWVGGLFHFALAAHAILRDMQGQNRRAAVSAMMPRFSAIAVLATGTLIITGLYSAWAQVTVIPALQAPYGLTLVAKVALVAGMLALGALNLLWVRPRLKRDDGAPGLLRRAVMAEAAIGVVVLISVGFLTSLEPARQVASREGLGGPGSLKYRETVEGTAIDIEVGPGRVGRNTVAVRLADTLGNPVDNASLVNVRVAYPGADLGEEFAQARNAGGGEYVLDGRIISIAGAWQVEVEVVRPGAFDARTAYGFEISAGSTAGGSAEITPDPETGVALFGLELIGLGVLFLVVGLPLGGWYSKTGVAVMGPGIASFMVGAVMLFNTQFAASPEALPEKNPIAPSAESIAAGRAIYTRNCLICHGESGRGDGPQAALLNPPPLDLTVHVPLHPERDVFRFIHDGMPGTAMVGFGDQLTDEEIWHVVNYIKTLD from the coding sequence TTGGCAATCGGAAGACAAAGAATAGTAGTTTTCATTCTCGCCCTCATGGCGGCGGCGTGGGCCTTCGCGCCGATTGCGGCTGGCGGCGCCGCCGCCCATGCGGGCTTCGTGCGATCTGCCCCGGTGGCGGAGTCAGCCCTGGACCAGCCCCCGGCGCGTGTCACGATATGGTTCACCGAGCCTCTGGACCGCGACTACAGCCGCATCGAGGTGCTGAACGCGCTGGGAGGCCGAGTAGACAACGGCGACACGACGGTGGACCCCTCGGACGCGACTGCCATGTCAGTGACGCTCAGGCCGCTGGCCAACGGTACATATACGGTCGCGTGGCGCAACCTCTCGACCGTGGACGGCCACAGCGTTCGCGGGTCATACGTCTTTTCCGTCGGGGAGCTAGTCGCGGAGCAGCCGGTCGCGGCGCCGGATGAGCCCCTGATTCAATCGCCCGCAGAGCCTTTCTTACGCTGGGGCGTGCTCCTGGGCATTATGGCGATAGTCGGAGGCGCCGGATTCTCCGCGCTCGTCACAGCGCCGGCACTGCTGGGCACTAAGTCGCCGCAGCGGATGCGGCGGCTAGGGCGGTTATTGCTGGACCGCACAACTGCGCTGGTCTGGGCCGGTGTCTTCTTGTTGCTGGTGTCCTCCGTTGCGCAGCTCCTCGTACAGGCCGGCAACGCACGGGACGTATCGCCCCTCGCCGCCCTGTTCGGCCCTGCTTTCTCGTTCGCGGCAGGAACCGAGTGGGGTAACAACTGGCTTCTCCGCGTCGTCTTCGTTTGCGGAATAGCGGTTGCGCTGGCCGCAACCGGCCGGCTGCCTTTTGTGATGCGGTCGCCGACCACCTCGAAGGCTGCCTCTGCGGACCGTGAAGGACTTGGCCGGCTGGCTGTGCTGCTCCTGGGCGCCGGCGTGCTCATGACGATAAGCCGCACGAGCCACGCGGCCGCGACCGCCGGCATCTCCGGCCCCGCGATCGCAACGGACTACATACACCTTGTCGCTTCGGCGCTGTGGGTCGGCGGTCTCTTTCACTTCGCGCTTGCCGCACACGCCATATTGCGGGACATGCAGGGCCAGAACCGCCGGGCGGCTGTGTCGGCGATGATGCCGCGCTTCTCCGCGATTGCTGTCCTGGCGACCGGGACGCTGATCATCACCGGTCTTTACAGCGCGTGGGCTCAGGTGACGGTCATCCCGGCGCTCCAGGCCCCATACGGTCTCACCCTCGTAGCCAAAGTGGCCCTCGTGGCAGGAATGCTGGCGCTTGGGGCGCTGAACCTGCTCTGGGTGCGGCCCCGGCTCAAACGGGACGACGGCGCACCGGGCCTTCTACGCCGGGCCGTAATGGCAGAGGCGGCCATAGGCGTCGTCGTCCTCATCTCCGTGGGTTTTCTGACGAGCCTGGAGCCAGCCCGGCAGGTCGCGTCCCGGGAGGGGCTCGGCGGCCCCGGCAGCCTAAAATACCGGGAGACCGTGGAAGGCACGGCGATAGACATTGAGGTCGGGCCGGGCAGGGTGGGCAGGAACACCGTTGCTGTGCGGCTTGCCGACACGCTGGGCAACCCGGTGGACAACGCGTCTCTTGTCAACGTGCGGGTGGCATATCCGGGCGCGGACCTGGGTGAAGAGTTCGCGCAGGCCCGCAACGCCGGCGGCGGAGAATACGTGCTGGACGGGCGAATTATCAGCATCGCCGGCGCGTGGCAGGTCGAGGTCGAGGTAGTCCGGCCAGGCGCATTCGACGCCCGCACGGCATACGGATTCGAGATTTCGGCGGGGTCAACCGCCGGAGGCAGCGCCGAGATAACGCCGGACCCGGAGACCGGCGTGGCCCTGTTCGGACTGGAGCTGATCGGGCTGGGCGTCCTGTTCCTTGTCGTTGGCCTACCCCTCGGCGGCTGGTACTCAAAGACCGGAGTCGCCGTCATGGGGCCGGGCATCGCCTCGTTCATGGTGGGCGCGGTGATGCTCTTCAACACGCAGTTTGCAGCATCTCCTGAGGCGTTGCCGGAGAAGAACCCCATTGCGCCTTCGGCGGAGTCCATCGCGGCCGGGCGCGCAATATACACGCGCAATTGCCTGATTTGCCACGGCGAGTCCGGACGGGGAGACGGCCCACAGGCCGCGCTGCTGAATCCTCCGCCCCTGGACCTTACCGTGCACGTGCCGCTTCACCCGGAAAGGGACGTCTTCCGATTCATACACGACGGGATGCCAGGCACTGCGATGGTCGGATTCGGCGACCAGTTGACGGACGAGGAGATCTGGCATGTCGTCAACTACATCAAGACACTCGATTAG
- a CDS encoding MFS transporter translates to MPARINIAGRLRPQSELSDAQRARGLKILLWEGVTSSASGGFTSGAFLTSFALLLGAAKFHIGLIAAIPAAMQLVQIGAIIVVERLQMRKIIVWPAYLLSYSTWAVIAFLPLLFAIPSNYAVYTLLAVLVARGVLDAVVTCGWNSWFRAIVPLDIAGRFLSKRFVWNTIGVVLAGFAAAAYVNRLEHWFSGKAIVWGYSAAIVFAAVMLGWLAVYFMYHIPEPRMPDPGPKRLSPGSILTAPFRIANARWLMGFLFLWAITSTMAVPFFAVYMLTRLEMPASTVLALTVATQIALVLSLGIWGQICDQFGPKVALSMAFSMLMVAIVGWVFTTRPGSYFLTAPVLVGLHILLGMASAGMNVSSTTIRMKTAPELQTTSYMMGTSLSYHVGAAIGPVIGGALATLFTGKQILLEFRWHEPDSVFNMPVLYVQDFDFLFIIAFVTGLAALRVLRQVTDGKESARSAVLESLASKTAASYRPLAGKPVIGVASRLHPGAVRRMVPIPGLDTAAGILAYLSGQAISLIVGIRDRLRRKR, encoded by the coding sequence ATGCCCGCCAGGATAAATATCGCCGGACGGCTCCGCCCTCAATCGGAGCTGTCCGACGCCCAGCGCGCCAGAGGACTGAAAATACTTCTCTGGGAGGGCGTGACTTCCTCTGCGTCCGGGGGCTTCACAAGCGGAGCGTTTCTCACTTCGTTTGCCCTCCTCCTTGGCGCCGCCAAATTCCACATCGGCCTTATTGCGGCAATACCCGCCGCAATGCAGCTCGTGCAGATAGGCGCCATCATCGTGGTAGAGCGGCTGCAGATGAGAAAGATCATCGTGTGGCCGGCGTACCTTCTCTCCTACTCCACCTGGGCTGTCATAGCCTTCCTGCCCCTGCTCTTCGCCATTCCCAGCAACTACGCCGTGTACACACTGCTTGCGGTGCTGGTCGCCCGGGGTGTCCTCGACGCAGTAGTCACCTGCGGTTGGAACAGCTGGTTCCGCGCCATCGTCCCATTGGACATAGCCGGGCGTTTTCTTTCGAAGCGCTTCGTGTGGAACACCATCGGCGTGGTGCTGGCGGGTTTCGCGGCGGCGGCGTACGTGAACCGGCTGGAGCACTGGTTTAGCGGCAAGGCCATAGTATGGGGCTACAGCGCGGCAATCGTCTTCGCGGCGGTGATGCTCGGCTGGCTGGCCGTCTATTTCATGTACCACATCCCGGAGCCCAGGATGCCGGACCCCGGGCCAAAGCGGCTCAGCCCGGGGTCGATCCTTACCGCTCCGTTCAGGATAGCCAACGCCCGCTGGCTCATGGGATTCCTGTTCCTCTGGGCCATCACGTCAACTATGGCGGTGCCGTTCTTTGCAGTGTACATGCTAACCAGGCTGGAGATGCCGGCCTCAACGGTGCTGGCGCTCACGGTGGCGACACAAATTGCGCTGGTGCTTTCGCTCGGCATCTGGGGTCAGATTTGCGACCAGTTCGGCCCCAAGGTCGCCCTATCGATGGCCTTCTCCATGCTGATGGTCGCCATTGTGGGCTGGGTGTTTACGACGAGGCCAGGGTCCTATTTCCTCACGGCGCCGGTGCTTGTGGGGCTGCACATTCTGCTGGGGATGGCGTCTGCCGGCATGAACGTCTCCTCCACCACCATCCGCATGAAGACGGCGCCCGAGCTCCAGACGACCTCATACATGATGGGGACCTCGCTTTCCTATCACGTTGGCGCGGCGATAGGTCCGGTGATAGGAGGCGCGCTCGCAACTCTATTCACCGGAAAGCAGATACTGCTGGAATTCCGGTGGCACGAGCCCGACAGTGTATTTAACATGCCCGTGCTCTATGTTCAGGACTTCGACTTCCTGTTCATCATCGCCTTCGTCACCGGCCTTGCGGCGTTGAGGGTGTTGCGGCAGGTCACCGACGGCAAAGAGAGCGCCCGGTCTGCCGTCCTCGAGTCACTCGCATCAAAGACCGCCGCAAGCTACAGGCCGCTCGCCGGCAAACCGGTTATCGGGGTCGCTTCGCGGCTGCATCCCGGCGCAGTGAGGCGCATGGTGCCGATCCCGGGGCTCGACACGGCCGCTGGAATTCTGGCGTACCTGTCCGGCCAGGCGATTTCGCTGATTGTGGGAATCCGGGACCGGCTGCGCCGCAAGCGATAG
- a CDS encoding NAD(P)(+) transhydrogenase (Re/Si-specific) subunit beta, whose translation MNTSSFDIAFAIKVAYLVSAVLFIIGLKLLGSAATARNGNRVSAAGMLLAIVVTLLDRQIVTFPVIIAGLVVGTALGAVMARMVKMTAMPQFVAAFNGFGGAASALVAIDEFMKLAESPADIPIDIEISIVLGVIIGWITLSGSLIAFGKLQEVISTKPVQFPFQKVVSGVVAIAILAMAVVALIMDNVPLFIGLSIACLLLGVLLVIPIGGADMPVVISLLNSYSGLAAAAAGFALNNVLLIVAGSLVGASGIILTQVMTKAMNRSLLNVLFGAFGAAATGGKGAQAAGGPKAYREATPEDAAIALAYAQRAVFVPGYGLAVARAQHQIKELATMMENRGVDVKYAIHPVAGRMPGHMNVLLAEADVPYDKLYDLDQINDKFEDTDIVLVVGANDVVNPAARDNPGSPIYGMPVLNVDKAKQVIVMKRSMNPGFAGLDNDLFYKPNSVMLFGDAQASLVKLITEMKALS comes from the coding sequence ATGAACACCTCCTCATTCGACATAGCATTCGCAATAAAAGTCGCCTATCTCGTATCGGCCGTCCTGTTCATCATCGGCCTGAAGCTGCTGGGCTCGGCGGCCACCGCGCGCAACGGCAACCGCGTCTCCGCCGCGGGCATGCTCCTGGCAATCGTCGTCACACTGCTGGACCGCCAGATTGTCACCTTCCCGGTGATTATCGCCGGACTGGTGGTAGGCACGGCGCTCGGAGCGGTAATGGCCCGGATGGTCAAGATGACTGCGATGCCGCAGTTCGTTGCCGCATTTAACGGCTTCGGCGGCGCGGCCTCCGCGCTCGTGGCCATCGACGAGTTTATGAAGCTGGCGGAGTCGCCCGCAGACATACCCATCGACATCGAGATCTCGATAGTCCTCGGCGTCATCATCGGCTGGATCACGCTCTCCGGAAGCCTCATCGCCTTCGGCAAGCTTCAGGAGGTTATCTCCACAAAGCCGGTCCAATTCCCGTTCCAGAAGGTCGTGAGCGGCGTAGTGGCTATCGCCATTCTGGCCATGGCCGTCGTGGCGCTCATTATGGACAATGTGCCGCTGTTCATAGGGCTGTCGATCGCGTGCCTGCTCCTCGGCGTGCTCCTTGTGATCCCGATCGGCGGCGCGGACATGCCCGTTGTGATCTCCCTGTTGAACTCTTACTCCGGACTGGCGGCGGCGGCGGCCGGCTTTGCCCTGAATAACGTCCTCCTTATCGTGGCGGGCTCCCTGGTAGGCGCGTCCGGCATCATCCTCACCCAGGTGATGACGAAGGCGATGAACCGTTCGCTGCTCAATGTGCTCTTCGGAGCGTTTGGCGCGGCGGCGACGGGCGGAAAGGGCGCGCAGGCGGCGGGAGGCCCCAAGGCCTACCGGGAGGCGACTCCGGAGGACGCGGCTATCGCTCTGGCTTATGCCCAGAGGGCGGTCTTCGTGCCCGGTTACGGCCTCGCAGTTGCGCGCGCTCAGCACCAGATCAAAGAGCTGGCGACGATGATGGAGAACCGCGGTGTGGACGTGAAGTACGCCATACACCCGGTTGCCGGCCGCATGCCTGGACATATGAACGTTCTCCTGGCCGAAGCGGACGTGCCGTACGACAAGCTGTACGACCTGGACCAGATCAACGACAAGTTCGAGGATACTGACATAGTGCTGGTGGTCGGCGCGAACGACGTTGTGAACCCGGCCGCACGCGATAACCCTGGCAGCCCGATCTACGGCATGCCGGTGCTGAACGTTGACAAGGCCAAGCAGGTAATCGTGATGAAGCGCAGCATGAATCCGGGCTTTGCAGGCCTCGATAACGATCTATTCTACAAGCCCAACTCCGTCATGCTCTTCGGCGACGCCCAGGCATCGCTGGTGAAGCTGATCACCGAGATGAAGGCCCTCTCCTGA
- a CDS encoding YajQ family cyclic di-GMP-binding protein translates to MPSFDIVSRTDLAEVDNAINGMVREMRQRFDFKGSKCSIERKEDTLTILADDEMKLRQMHELIKTYFTRRNVPTGALEYKTPEKASGDSLRQTVEIRQGIDAELGKKITKAVKESKLKVTAKIEGNEVRVAGAKKDDLQAAIALVKGLKLEKPLQYINFRD, encoded by the coding sequence GTGCCATCCTTCGATATCGTTTCCCGCACAGACCTGGCCGAGGTCGATAACGCCATCAACGGCATGGTCCGGGAGATGCGGCAGCGCTTTGACTTCAAGGGCAGCAAGTGCTCGATTGAGCGCAAAGAAGATACCCTGACCATTCTCGCAGACGACGAGATGAAGCTCCGCCAGATGCACGAGCTCATCAAGACCTACTTCACCCGCCGGAACGTTCCCACGGGCGCGCTGGAGTACAAGACTCCGGAAAAGGCGTCCGGCGATAGCCTGCGCCAGACCGTCGAGATCCGGCAGGGAATCGACGCCGAGCTCGGCAAGAAGATCACGAAGGCTGTCAAGGAAAGCAAGCTCAAAGTTACCGCGAAGATCGAGGGCAACGAGGTCCGGGTGGCCGGCGCGAAGAAGGACGACCTCCAGGCCGCGATTGCCCTGGTGAAGGGTTTAAAGCTGGAGAAGCCGCTCCAGTACATTAACTTCCGTGACTAG